The following are encoded in a window of Pelecanus crispus isolate bPelCri1 chromosome 6, bPelCri1.pri, whole genome shotgun sequence genomic DNA:
- the FOS gene encoding protein c-Fos, with the protein MMYQGFAGEYEAPSSRCSSASPAGDSLTYYPSPADSFSSMGSPVNPQDFCSDLAVSSASFVPTVTAISTSPNLQWLVQPTFISSVAPSQSRGHPYGVSAPAPAAYSRPAVLKAPGGRGQSIGRRGKVEQLSPEEEEKRRIRRERNKMAAAKCRNRRRELTDTLQAETDQLEEEKSALQAEIANLLKEKEKLEFILAAHRPACKMPEELRFSEELAAATALDLGTPSPPMAEEAAFTLPLMAEVPPAVPPKETASGGGLELKAEPFDELLFSTGPREASRSVPDMDLPGASSFYASDWESLGAGTSGELEPLCTPVVTCTPCPSTYTSTFVFTYPEADAFPSCAAAHRKGSSSNEPSSDSLSSPTLLAL; encoded by the exons ATGATGTACCAGGGCTTCGCCGGAGAGTACGAGGCGCCCTCCTCCCGCTGCAGCAGCGCTTCCCCGGCCGGGGACAGCCTCACCTACTACCCCTCCCCGGCGGActccttctccagcatgggctcgCCCGTCAACCCGCAG GACTTCTGCAGCGACCTGGCCGTCTCCAGCGCCAGCTTCGTGCCCACGGTGACGGCCATCTCCACCAGCCCCAACCTGCAATGGCTGGTGCAGCCCACCTTCATCTCCTCGGTGGCCCCCTCCCAGAGCCGCGGGCACCCCTACGGCGTGTcggcgcccgcccccgccgcctaCTCCCGCCCCGCAGTGCTGAAGgcgccgggcggccgcgggcagAGCATCGGCCGCAGGGGCAAAGTCGAGCAG CTGTccccggaggaggaggagaagagaaggatcCGCCGGGAAAGGAACAAGATGGCAGCGGCCAAGTGCCGCAACCGTCGGCGGGAGCTCACTGACACGCTGCAGGCG GAGACCGaccagctggaggaggagaagtcTGCGCTGCAGGCAGAGATCGCTAacctgctgaaggagaaggagaagctggAGTTCATCCTGGCAGCCCACCGGCCCGCCTGCAAGATGCCCGAGGAGCTGCGCTTCTCCGAGGAGCTGGCGGCTGCCACCGCACTGGAcctgggcacccccagccctcccatGGCCGAGGAGGCTGCCTTCACCCTGCCGCTGATGGCCGAGGTGCCGCCGGCCGTGCCGCCCAAGGAGACTGCCAGCGGCGGCGGGCTGGAGCTCAAGGCTGAGCCCTTCGACGAGCTGCTCTTCTCCACGGGGCCGCGGGAGGCCTCCCGCTCCGTGCCCGACATGGACCTGCCTGGGGCCTCCTCCTTCTACGCGTCGGACTGGGAGTCGCTGGGCGCCGGGACCAGCGGTgagctggagcccctctgcacCCCTGTGGTGACCTGCACCCCGTGCCCCAGCACCTACACTTCCACCTTCGTCTTCACCTACCCCGAGGCAGACGCCTTCCCCAGCTGCGCTGCCGCGCACcggaagggcagcagcagcaacgaGCCCTCGTCCGACTCCCTCAGCTCCCCCACCCTCCTGGCCTTGTGA